One window of the Marinifilum sp. JC120 genome contains the following:
- a CDS encoding tryptophan/tyrosine permease, with translation MTQEKSASALSMMFVIVGNMLGAGILALPVNLCAAGFYPSVAATLIMWVLMTYTALIYSEQKSLTTSEDADLPTFFHQELGNAGKWVTIVANLIILYGVLVAYLCGISAIIMSLQSTLPKSVVMILYFALVTGMTAFGMKMMKKCTPYMVTIMWITFGALVFMVVPDVSAPNLEKLDWTYIPAGLPVLLMAFHFHNIIPSICRTLEHDRKKIRTAIIGGTTIGMVMNITWLVVVLGALPLSNPETHIDLITAFGNNDPATIPLEKLLQTPVFTYVALIFAIVAMSTAFMANGTALLSFMRDLTSNNFGISNKTAVWCLSFLPPLLVGLLYPDIFLIAINLVGGVGECIIFGILPGFIVWRYAPQGSIRKYSGMVLIVCFAAVLLIELGQEFGLLHLSPNVEYWSHHTR, from the coding sequence ATGACGCAGGAAAAATCAGCCTCCGCCCTGTCTATGATGTTCGTGATTGTGGGAAATATGCTCGGCGCGGGCATCCTCGCCCTGCCTGTTAATCTCTGTGCCGCAGGGTTCTACCCTTCCGTTGCCGCCACTCTGATTATGTGGGTACTCATGACCTACACCGCCCTGATCTACTCAGAACAGAAGAGCTTGACCACCAGCGAAGACGCCGATCTGCCAACATTTTTCCATCAGGAACTGGGAAACGCCGGTAAATGGGTAACCATCGTTGCCAACCTGATAATTCTTTACGGGGTGCTGGTGGCCTATCTCTGCGGCATTTCGGCCATTATCATGAGCCTGCAATCCACCCTGCCCAAGTCTGTGGTCATGATCCTTTATTTCGCGCTGGTTACCGGAATGACTGCCTTCGGCATGAAAATGATGAAGAAATGCACGCCCTACATGGTCACCATCATGTGGATAACCTTCGGCGCGCTCGTCTTTATGGTTGTTCCCGATGTTTCCGCACCGAATCTTGAAAAACTGGACTGGACTTATATTCCAGCAGGGCTGCCAGTGCTACTCATGGCTTTCCATTTCCACAACATCATTCCCAGTATCTGCCGTACCCTTGAGCATGACCGAAAAAAAATCCGAACTGCCATCATCGGAGGGACAACCATCGGCATGGTCATGAACATCACCTGGCTGGTGGTGGTACTCGGCGCACTTCCACTCTCCAACCCGGAAACCCACATCGACCTGATTACCGCCTTTGGCAATAACGATCCAGCCACCATCCCGCTGGAAAAGCTGCTGCAAACTCCGGTATTCACCTATGTAGCCTTGATCTTCGCCATTGTGGCCATGTCCACCGCCTTTATGGCTAACGGAACCGCCCTGCTAAGCTTCATGCGCGACCTCACCTCCAACAATTTCGGTATCAGCAACAAGACTGCGGTCTGGTGTTTGTCCTTTCTACCTCCGCTTCTGGTCGGCCTGCTTTATCCAGATATTTTCCTCATAGCTATTAATCTGGTAGGCGGAGTCGGAGAATGCATCATTTTCGGAATCCTGCCGGGATTCATTGTCTGGCGATATGCGCCCCAAGGCTCCATCCGCAAATATTCAGGCATGGTGTTAATTGTCTGCTTCGCCGCAGTACTGCTCATTGAGCTTGGGCAGGAATTCGGTCTGCTGCATCTCAGCCCGAATGTGGAATACTGGTCCCATCATACTAGGTAA